The Terriglobus tenax genome contains a region encoding:
- a CDS encoding M16 family metallopeptidase yields MKTILRVALTLSLAVPALPAQTAQPWAKIPTPPLHEFKPVQPKRIDLKNGVIIFLQEDHELPFIDGSINVRGGSREEPAAKTGMLDMYGDVWRTSGTATLDGDAMDDMLEAKAAKIETSSDLDSTGLSWSSLKTDFDTVFPQAVDLLLHPAFKADKLELAQQQMATGIARRNDDASGILAREVAKVVYGGSSPYARQAEFSTVLAVTVDDMKQWHDRTVVGSNLMVSVIGDFDSATIEKKLRDVFEKLPKGEPTKSYKGDFPGPKPGVYFINKDDVNQSNISIAGLGTLRNNPDVYALSVMNEIFSGGFGSRIVQSVRTKLGLAYSVGGGYGASYDHPGTFRVQAGTKSASTVAATKAMLDEINQLKSVPPTETELKNAKEQLLNSFIFRYDSRSKVLSEQVMLAFYGYPADYLEKYKSAIEKVSAADVSRVAAKYIDTSKLAIVVVGNGGDLGDSLKQLGPVNNVDITIPPPPAGMGN; encoded by the coding sequence GTGAAAACCATCCTCCGCGTAGCTCTTACTCTTTCTCTTGCTGTACCAGCTCTTCCTGCGCAGACCGCCCAGCCATGGGCCAAAATCCCCACGCCGCCGCTGCATGAGTTCAAACCCGTACAGCCAAAACGGATCGACCTGAAGAACGGCGTCATCATCTTTCTGCAGGAAGACCATGAACTTCCCTTCATCGACGGCAGCATCAACGTCCGCGGCGGATCGCGTGAAGAGCCTGCCGCCAAGACCGGCATGCTGGATATGTACGGTGATGTATGGCGTACCAGCGGCACCGCCACACTCGACGGTGACGCCATGGACGACATGCTGGAAGCAAAGGCCGCCAAGATCGAGACCAGCTCTGACCTGGACTCCACTGGTCTTTCCTGGAGCAGTCTGAAGACCGATTTCGACACCGTCTTCCCACAGGCAGTCGACCTGTTACTGCACCCTGCCTTCAAGGCCGACAAACTGGAGCTTGCCCAGCAGCAGATGGCTACCGGCATCGCCCGCCGCAATGACGATGCCAGCGGCATCCTTGCACGCGAGGTGGCCAAGGTGGTCTACGGCGGCAGCAGCCCCTACGCCCGTCAGGCCGAGTTCTCCACGGTACTGGCCGTCACCGTCGATGACATGAAGCAGTGGCACGACAGGACCGTTGTCGGCAGTAACTTGATGGTCTCGGTCATTGGCGACTTCGACTCCGCCACCATTGAGAAGAAGCTGCGCGATGTCTTCGAGAAGCTGCCCAAGGGCGAGCCCACGAAGTCCTACAAGGGCGATTTCCCAGGCCCCAAGCCCGGCGTCTACTTCATCAACAAGGACGATGTGAACCAGTCCAACATCTCCATCGCCGGCCTTGGCACCCTGCGCAACAACCCGGACGTTTACGCGCTCAGTGTCATGAACGAGATCTTCTCCGGTGGTTTCGGATCGCGGATCGTGCAGTCCGTCCGAACGAAGCTTGGCCTGGCCTACTCGGTTGGAGGAGGTTACGGAGCCAGCTACGACCACCCGGGAACCTTTCGTGTGCAGGCCGGTACCAAGAGTGCCAGCACGGTTGCGGCCACCAAGGCGATGCTCGATGAGATCAACCAGCTCAAGAGCGTTCCTCCCACGGAGACCGAGCTGAAGAATGCCAAGGAGCAGCTGCTGAACTCCTTCATCTTCCGCTACGACTCGCGTTCGAAGGTGCTGAGCGAGCAGGTCATGCTGGCCTTCTACGGCTACCCTGCCGACTACCTGGAGAAGTACAAGTCAGCGATCGAGAAGGTCTCGGCCGCGGATGTCTCCCGTGTCGCGGCAAAGTATATCGACACCTCAAAGCTGGCCATCGTTGTCGTTGGCAACGGCGGCGACCTGGGCGACTCGCTCAAGCAGCTCGGTCCGGTCAACAACGTCGATATCACCATCCCGCCGCCCCCGGCAGGCATGGGAAACTAA
- the glmU gene encoding bifunctional UDP-N-acetylglucosamine diphosphorylase/glucosamine-1-phosphate N-acetyltransferase GlmU, translating to MSTPTFAVAIMAAGKGTRLKSKRPKVLHEIGGKALLLHVIAAAKQVVRPGDIYVIVGHEADKVKSAVSAEGTHFVLQAEQRGTGHAIQQVKAFFAASDITPPDHLLVLSGDVPLIRPETITAIRDFHLAQDASMTILTAVPEDPTGYGRVIRREPGSSEALAIVEQKDLKPEQRDTPEINSGIYAFRTASLFTQLDKLNANNAQGELYLTDVASLLVGSGEKVVALEATGGVDEVLGANTIAEMMYLDEAMRMATARRLMAQGVTIFRPETCVIDSSVQVAADTVLEPFVQLLGNTVVGGDCRIRSYSVVQNSTIGERVILRNGCILDQATVANGAILGPYAHLRPESHIGEGAHVGNFVETKKVTLGKGSKANHLTYLGDAVIGSGTNIGAGVITCNYDGVNKHQTTIGDNVFIGSDNALVAPVTIGDGAITAAGSIITDNVPAGSLAIARSRQETKPGWADERRSRLKKN from the coding sequence ATGAGCACTCCCACGTTCGCCGTTGCCATTATGGCTGCCGGCAAAGGCACACGCCTGAAGTCCAAGCGCCCCAAGGTGCTGCATGAAATCGGTGGCAAAGCGCTTCTGCTGCACGTCATCGCCGCCGCGAAACAGGTTGTCCGGCCCGGCGACATCTACGTCATTGTTGGCCACGAGGCCGACAAGGTAAAGTCAGCTGTCTCCGCCGAAGGAACACACTTCGTGCTGCAGGCCGAGCAGCGCGGAACCGGCCATGCCATCCAGCAGGTCAAGGCCTTCTTCGCCGCCTCCGACATTACGCCGCCCGATCATCTGCTGGTGCTCTCCGGCGACGTACCGCTCATCCGTCCGGAGACCATTACAGCCATCCGCGACTTTCACCTTGCACAGGATGCCTCCATGACAATCCTCACGGCCGTGCCGGAAGACCCCACAGGCTATGGACGCGTCATCCGCCGTGAGCCTGGCTCTTCCGAGGCGCTTGCCATCGTGGAGCAGAAAGACCTGAAGCCTGAACAGCGCGATACACCCGAGATCAACTCCGGCATTTACGCCTTCCGTACAGCTTCCCTCTTCACGCAGCTCGACAAGCTGAACGCCAACAACGCACAGGGCGAGCTTTATTTGACCGACGTAGCCAGCCTTCTGGTCGGCTCAGGAGAAAAGGTTGTAGCCCTTGAGGCGACCGGGGGGGTGGACGAGGTGCTCGGAGCCAACACCATCGCCGAGATGATGTACCTGGACGAGGCGATGCGCATGGCCACCGCGCGCCGCCTGATGGCTCAGGGTGTCACCATCTTCCGACCGGAGACCTGCGTCATCGACTCCTCGGTACAGGTTGCGGCAGACACCGTTCTCGAGCCCTTTGTGCAGTTGCTCGGCAACACTGTTGTCGGCGGCGACTGCCGCATCCGCTCCTACTCGGTCGTGCAGAACTCAACCATCGGCGAGCGTGTCATCCTTCGGAATGGCTGCATTCTCGATCAGGCGACCGTGGCTAACGGAGCCATCCTCGGCCCTTACGCGCACTTGCGCCCTGAAAGCCATATCGGCGAAGGTGCACACGTCGGCAATTTTGTTGAGACCAAGAAGGTAACGCTCGGCAAGGGCTCGAAGGCGAACCACCTGACCTACCTGGGCGATGCGGTCATCGGCTCCGGAACCAACATTGGCGCGGGCGTGATTACCTGCAACTACGACGGCGTCAACAAGCACCAGACAACCATCGGCGATAACGTCTTTATCGGTTCTGACAACGCCCTGGTGGCACCGGTGACCATCGGTGACGGCGCCATTACCGCCGCCGGCTCCATCATCACGGACAACGTCCCGGCCGGCTCGCTGGCTATCGCACGTTCCCGCCAGGAGACAAAGCCGGGCTGGGCTGACGAACGGCGCTCCCGTCTGAAAAAAAACTAG
- a CDS encoding lysozyme family protein, whose translation MSTYLEESFAQLKVFENVVRWMYQDTVGKVTVGAGLMLPDAQTAAHLPFQYDNRPATTQEIAVDFRRVASMVKGKASGYYRSAMSVLLTLEEIDAQLRAAVMTLDQQLRKNISTWDALPQPAKLALLDMAYNLGLTGLLKGYPKMLKAVVSGDWQTAAAESHRNGPPAARNDWTSKQFLASITVPSITAEAALPASAKSAPVILPIEPVMETSHAAGKTAKKAVARKAAKKAASKTPSKAAKKAAAKPAKKAARKSAKKRV comes from the coding sequence GTGTCGACTTATCTGGAAGAGTCCTTCGCGCAACTGAAAGTTTTTGAGAATGTCGTCCGCTGGATGTACCAGGACACGGTGGGCAAGGTCACCGTCGGCGCAGGCCTGATGCTGCCGGATGCCCAGACAGCCGCGCACCTGCCCTTCCAGTACGACAATCGCCCCGCGACAACACAGGAGATTGCCGTCGACTTCCGCCGCGTCGCCTCCATGGTGAAGGGCAAGGCCTCCGGATACTACCGCAGCGCCATGTCGGTCCTGCTGACGCTGGAGGAGATCGACGCCCAGCTCCGCGCAGCCGTCATGACCCTGGACCAGCAGCTGCGCAAGAATATTTCCACATGGGATGCCCTGCCCCAACCCGCCAAGCTGGCCCTGCTTGATATGGCCTATAACCTGGGTCTGACAGGGCTGCTGAAGGGCTACCCGAAGATGCTGAAAGCCGTAGTCAGTGGCGACTGGCAGACAGCTGCGGCCGAAAGCCATCGTAATGGCCCCCCTGCTGCCCGCAATGACTGGACCAGCAAACAATTCCTGGCCAGCATCACCGTTCCTTCCATCACCGCGGAAGCCGCCCTTCCAGCCTCAGCCAAGTCTGCTCCGGTCATCCTGCCGATCGAACCGGTTATGGAGACCAGTCATGCTGCCGGAAAGACAGCGAAGAAGGCTGTGGCCAGGAAAGCGGCTAAAAAAGCTGCCAGCAAGACACCCAGCAAGGCCGCAAAGAAAGCAGCCGCCAAACCGGCAAAGAAAGCTGCACGCAAATCTGCAAAAAAGCGGGTCTAA
- a CDS encoding M16 family metallopeptidase, translating into MLHRMKAALAAVVLFAGVAAAQDLASFEKRTTVKVLPNGMTLIVCERPEAPVFSFYTLVDAGSADDPQGASGLAHMFEHMAFKGTSEIGTTNITAEKAALARVEAAYSAYNLEQRKLVGQDPKKLAQLKDAFDAATKDAQQYVIPNQFSEIAEQSGAVGLNASTGEDKTDYFWSMPSNRLELWAYLESSRIADPVLREFYKERDVVQEERRMRIDSAPIGRMVEQFLAAAYTAHPYGRSGVGWPSEISQVTATEAEEFHKKYYVPANMVVAVVGDVKSAEAMPILEKYFGRIPAGPKPPEMTTVEPKQFAERTVTIREATQPFYLEGYHRPDYRDKDDAVYDAITDLFSNGRTARLYRSLVRDQKIAAAAAGFSGFPGEKYPGLFAVYAVPVPGKTPAQLRDAIHKELDRLKTEDVSDAELAMFKTRARADLLRGLASNQGLASQLAEYQTRYGDWRELFRQLDAYDKVTKADIRRVANQLFVESNRTSTTIEFTRPSKPTPAAAAQGGAQ; encoded by the coding sequence ATGTTGCATCGCATGAAAGCCGCGCTTGCGGCCGTTGTCCTTTTTGCCGGAGTTGCCGCGGCGCAGGATCTGGCGAGCTTTGAGAAGCGCACCACGGTCAAAGTGCTGCCCAACGGCATGACCCTGATTGTTTGTGAGCGCCCTGAAGCGCCGGTCTTCAGCTTCTACACGCTGGTAGACGCCGGCTCGGCGGATGATCCCCAGGGAGCCTCCGGTCTGGCGCACATGTTTGAGCACATGGCTTTCAAGGGTACCAGCGAGATTGGCACCACCAACATCACTGCCGAGAAGGCCGCGCTGGCCAGGGTGGAGGCCGCCTACTCCGCCTACAACCTGGAACAGCGCAAGCTGGTCGGCCAGGATCCGAAGAAGCTTGCGCAACTGAAGGATGCCTTCGACGCAGCCACGAAAGACGCGCAGCAGTACGTCATTCCGAACCAGTTCTCTGAGATCGCAGAGCAGAGCGGAGCCGTTGGCCTGAACGCCTCTACTGGCGAGGACAAGACCGACTACTTCTGGTCGATGCCCTCCAACCGCCTGGAGCTCTGGGCCTACCTCGAAAGCAGCCGCATCGCCGACCCCGTCCTGCGCGAGTTCTACAAGGAGCGCGACGTCGTGCAGGAAGAACGCCGCATGCGTATTGACTCCGCTCCCATTGGCCGCATGGTGGAGCAGTTCCTCGCCGCCGCTTATACCGCGCATCCCTACGGCCGCAGCGGCGTCGGCTGGCCCAGCGAGATAAGCCAGGTGACCGCGACCGAGGCCGAGGAGTTCCACAAGAAGTATTACGTGCCTGCCAACATGGTTGTGGCTGTCGTAGGTGACGTGAAGAGCGCCGAAGCCATGCCGATCCTCGAGAAGTATTTCGGACGCATTCCCGCCGGCCCCAAACCGCCGGAGATGACTACGGTCGAACCGAAGCAATTCGCCGAACGCACCGTCACCATCCGCGAGGCCACGCAGCCTTTCTACCTTGAGGGCTACCACCGTCCTGACTACCGCGACAAAGATGATGCCGTGTACGACGCCATCACCGACCTTTTCTCGAACGGCCGCACGGCGCGACTCTATCGCTCGCTGGTTCGCGACCAGAAGATTGCTGCCGCAGCAGCCGGATTCAGTGGCTTCCCCGGCGAAAAGTATCCCGGCCTGTTCGCGGTGTACGCTGTTCCCGTCCCGGGCAAGACACCCGCACAGCTTCGCGACGCCATCCACAAAGAACTTGACCGTCTGAAGACGGAAGATGTTTCCGACGCCGAGCTGGCTATGTTCAAGACACGCGCCCGTGCCGATCTGCTGCGCGGCCTTGCCAGCAACCAGGGGCTCGCGTCGCAGCTGGCCGAGTACCAGACCCGCTATGGTGACTGGCGCGAGCTCTTCCGCCAGTTGGATGCTTATGACAAGGTAACCAAGGCGGACATTCGCCGTGTCGCCAACCAGTTGTTTGTCGAATCCAACCGTACCAGCACCACCATTGAGTTCACACGGCCCAGCAAGCCCACACCCGCCGCTGCTGCTCAGGGAGGTGCGCAGTGA